A window of Sphingobacterium sp. SRCM116780 contains these coding sequences:
- the ileS gene encoding isoleucine--tRNA ligase yields the protein MYKEYKQLNLPEIGKEILTRWEQEKIFEKSITNRPASKPYTFYEGPPSANGMPGIHHVMGRTIKDIFCRYKTLKGFQVKRKGGWDTHGLPIELAVEKTLGITKEDIGKKISVEEYNDACRKEVMKYTDVWNDLTTKMGYWVDLEHPYITYQNEYIETLWYLLKELYKKGLLYKGYTIQPYSPAAGTGLSSHELNQPGTYKDVKDTTIVAQFRLIKDQLHPAMDKLVEDESEDVAFIAWTTTPWTLPSNTALVVGKKINYVKIRTFNQYTGTPVSVILAKDLILKHFKAEGKEASFQDYTLGDKIIPWEVDTEFTGEELIGLRYQQLMPYITSDELQEKAFRVIPGDFVTTEDGTGIVHAAPTYGADDFRVAKEQGVPGILVKDENGKEIPTVDRTGRFIKEITDFAGRFVKEEYYADAERADKDFRPTDVLIAIKLKEDNKAFDVKKYEHTYPHCWRTDKPVLYYPLDSWFIKSTAVKNDLVSLNKTINWKPEATGSGRFGNWLENLVDWNLSRSRYWGTPLPIWRSEDENEEVCVGSMPELKSLLEASLLSNVLSEEEKATNKSYLDKFGTEKLDLHRPYVDDIILVSDAGQKLFREPDLIDVWFDSGAMPYAQWGLDYDKLSKGEALPFKNGYNEAFPADFIAEGVDQTRGWFFTLHAISTMLQKSVAFKNVVSNGLVLDKNGNKMSKRLGNGVDPFATLDQYSADATRWYMISNASPWDNLKFNVEGLDEVRRKFFGTLYNTYAFFALYANIDKFSYAEADIALEKRPEIDRWVISLLNSLTKEVDEYFADFEPTKAARAIQNFVDEHLSNWYVRLCRRRFWKGEYSEDKISAYQTLYTCLDTIAKLMSPISPFFSDQLYLDLNNATGKETFESVHLANFPIYQEQLVDKDLEERMALAQDISSLTLSLRKKVGINVRQPLNKILLPVLDNSFQERVEKVKDLILSETNIKDIQFITDTTGIIKKKIKPNFKALGSKVGKDMKLVSAKINALSTEEVTQLEQDGELMLADTAYTIQLNDVEIIAEDVAGWQVANLAKLTVALDVHISEELKQEGLSRELINRIQNLRKDKGFEVTDRIIVQVSKDTDIEEATNKNLSYICTEILADSLRFEESLTAGDSIDIDGKELKILIEKN from the coding sequence AAAAGGTGGCTGGGATACGCACGGTCTTCCTATTGAACTTGCAGTAGAGAAAACACTTGGAATTACAAAAGAGGATATTGGTAAAAAGATATCGGTTGAAGAATACAATGATGCTTGTCGTAAAGAGGTCATGAAGTACACTGATGTATGGAATGACTTAACGACGAAAATGGGCTATTGGGTAGATCTAGAACATCCCTATATCACCTATCAGAATGAATATATTGAGACACTTTGGTATTTATTAAAGGAATTATACAAAAAAGGTCTCTTATACAAAGGCTATACTATACAGCCCTATTCTCCAGCAGCTGGTACAGGATTGAGTTCACATGAATTGAATCAACCAGGAACGTATAAGGATGTAAAGGATACCACTATCGTTGCTCAATTTAGATTGATCAAAGATCAGCTTCATCCTGCTATGGATAAATTGGTAGAAGATGAATCTGAAGATGTTGCCTTTATCGCTTGGACAACGACCCCATGGACTTTACCTTCCAATACCGCATTAGTTGTTGGTAAAAAAATCAACTATGTTAAAATTAGAACTTTCAACCAGTATACAGGGACTCCAGTTTCCGTGATCTTGGCTAAAGATTTAATTTTAAAACATTTCAAAGCTGAAGGAAAAGAGGCTTCTTTTCAAGATTATACTTTAGGAGATAAAATCATCCCTTGGGAAGTCGATACAGAATTTACTGGTGAGGAACTTATTGGTTTACGCTACCAGCAATTGATGCCTTATATCACTTCGGATGAATTGCAGGAGAAAGCTTTTCGGGTGATTCCTGGTGATTTTGTAACTACGGAAGATGGTACAGGTATCGTCCATGCTGCCCCAACCTATGGTGCAGATGACTTTAGAGTCGCTAAGGAACAAGGAGTACCTGGAATTTTGGTTAAAGATGAAAACGGAAAAGAAATACCTACAGTAGATCGTACCGGACGTTTCATCAAGGAAATAACTGACTTCGCTGGACGTTTTGTCAAAGAAGAATATTATGCTGATGCAGAACGAGCAGATAAAGATTTCCGTCCAACGGATGTGCTTATTGCTATTAAATTGAAAGAAGATAATAAAGCATTTGACGTTAAAAAATATGAGCATACTTACCCACACTGTTGGCGTACAGATAAACCGGTCTTATACTATCCTTTGGATAGCTGGTTTATCAAATCTACAGCTGTAAAGAATGATTTAGTTTCCTTAAATAAAACCATTAACTGGAAACCAGAAGCGACAGGTTCTGGACGTTTTGGTAATTGGTTAGAGAACTTAGTGGACTGGAACTTATCTCGTTCTCGTTATTGGGGAACTCCTCTTCCAATTTGGCGTTCGGAAGATGAAAATGAAGAAGTCTGCGTGGGCTCTATGCCTGAACTGAAATCTTTATTGGAAGCTTCATTGCTTTCAAATGTATTATCAGAAGAGGAAAAAGCAACAAACAAATCCTATTTAGATAAATTTGGGACAGAGAAATTGGACTTGCATCGTCCTTACGTAGACGATATTATTTTAGTATCGGATGCCGGTCAAAAACTATTCCGTGAGCCTGACTTGATTGATGTTTGGTTTGATTCGGGAGCGATGCCTTATGCACAATGGGGATTAGATTATGACAAGTTATCAAAAGGAGAAGCATTGCCATTTAAAAATGGTTATAATGAAGCTTTCCCTGCTGATTTTATTGCTGAGGGTGTTGATCAAACACGTGGTTGGTTCTTCACATTACATGCCATATCAACCATGCTTCAGAAATCTGTTGCTTTTAAAAATGTTGTTTCTAATGGACTTGTATTAGATAAGAATGGAAATAAAATGTCTAAACGTCTTGGTAATGGTGTTGATCCATTTGCAACTTTAGATCAATACAGTGCTGATGCTACTCGTTGGTATATGATCAGCAATGCATCTCCATGGGACAACTTAAAATTCAATGTAGAAGGTTTAGACGAAGTTCGTCGTAAATTTTTTGGTACTTTATATAACACGTATGCATTCTTCGCACTATATGCGAACATTGACAAATTCAGTTACGCTGAAGCAGATATTGCTTTAGAGAAACGTCCTGAAATCGATCGTTGGGTGATTTCATTATTGAACAGTTTAACAAAAGAGGTTGATGAATATTTCGCAGATTTTGAACCGACCAAAGCGGCTCGTGCGATCCAAAATTTTGTAGATGAGCATTTAAGTAACTGGTATGTTCGTCTTTGTCGTCGTCGCTTTTGGAAGGGTGAATATTCAGAAGACAAAATTTCAGCTTATCAAACTTTATATACCTGTTTGGATACGATAGCAAAATTGATGTCTCCTATTTCTCCATTCTTTTCAGATCAACTGTATTTGGATCTAAACAATGCGACTGGTAAAGAAACTTTTGAGTCTGTACATTTAGCTAATTTTCCAATTTATCAGGAACAGTTGGTTGATAAAGACTTAGAAGAGCGAATGGCTTTAGCGCAAGATATTTCTTCGTTGACACTTTCACTGCGCAAAAAAGTGGGCATCAATGTACGTCAACCTCTAAACAAAATCTTACTTCCTGTTTTAGATAATAGTTTTCAAGAACGCGTAGAAAAGGTAAAAGATTTAATACTTTCAGAAACGAATATCAAAGATATTCAATTCATTACCGATACTACAGGCATTATTAAGAAAAAAATAAAGCCGAACTTCAAAGCTCTTGGCTCGAAAGTTGGTAAGGACATGAAGTTAGTATCTGCAAAGATCAATGCACTTTCTACCGAAGAAGTAACACAGTTGGAACAGGATGGCGAACTTATGTTAGCTGATACTGCCTATACAATCCAATTAAATGATGTAGAAATTATAGCAGAAGACGTTGCTGGATGGCAAGTAGCTAATTTAGCCAAATTAACCGTTGCTTTAGATGTTCATATATCAGAAGAATTAAAACAAGAAGGTTTGTCTCGTGAGCTGATTAATCGTATCCAAAATCTTAGAAAAGATAAGGGTTTTGAGGTCACAGACCGCATCATAGTTCAAGTAAGTAAAGATACTGATATTGAGGAAGCAACGAATAAAAATTTGTCTTATATTTGTACCGAAATTCTAGCCGATTCATTGAGATTTGAAGAGTCACTAACAGCCGGAGATAGTATTGATATTGACGGAAAAGAATTGAAGATATTAATCGAAAAAAATTAA
- a CDS encoding TraR/DksA family transcriptional regulator — protein sequence MATNNEKTRYSDSELQEFKGIILEKLRIAKEELSSLTASLNNSDANGTDDTAGTYKTLEDGSATLEKEQTNQLAARQRKFIDNLEAALVRIENKTYGICRETGKLIQKERLKAVPHTTLSIEAKNKQY from the coding sequence ATGGCAACTAACAACGAAAAGACACGCTATAGCGATTCAGAGCTACAAGAGTTTAAAGGCATTATCTTAGAAAAATTGAGAATAGCAAAAGAAGAACTTTCGTCGTTGACTGCATCCTTAAATAACAGTGATGCAAATGGGACAGACGATACTGCTGGCACTTATAAAACATTGGAAGATGGTTCTGCAACATTAGAAAAAGAACAAACCAATCAATTAGCTGCACGTCAAAGAAAGTTCATTGATAACTTAGAGGCTGCTTTGGTACGTATTGAAAACAAAACATACGGCATCTGTAGAGAAACTGGAAAATTGATTCAAAAAGAAAGATTGAAAGCAGTTCCTCATACAACCCTAAGCATTGAAGCTAAAAATAAGCAGTATTAA
- a CDS encoding lipoprotein signal peptidase translates to MKGYTKPVILIILILLIDQIFKIWVKLNMTIGQSYEVIGKFVQIHFIENNGMAYGMEFGGEFGKLMLTLFRIIAVGGIGYGLHYMVKKKYNRAFILNIALIFAGALGNIIDSTFYGLIFNESTWYNKASLFPAEGGYATIFHGKVVDMLYFPLIDGTFPSWLPFWGGQDFLFFRPVFNIADSAISVGVVLILLFQKKYFKEEKEEKTSIHSEIVED, encoded by the coding sequence ATGAAAGGTTATACTAAACCAGTAATATTAATTATTCTAATCCTTTTAATTGATCAAATTTTTAAAATTTGGGTCAAATTGAATATGACCATTGGTCAAAGCTATGAAGTGATCGGTAAATTTGTACAAATACATTTTATTGAAAACAATGGAATGGCTTATGGAATGGAATTCGGCGGAGAATTTGGAAAACTCATGCTCACACTTTTCCGTATTATTGCTGTAGGTGGGATCGGTTATGGCCTACATTATATGGTCAAAAAGAAATATAATAGAGCATTCATACTTAACATTGCTTTGATATTTGCAGGAGCATTGGGCAATATCATTGATTCTACATTTTACGGTTTGATCTTTAATGAAAGCACTTGGTATAATAAAGCGTCTTTGTTTCCTGCTGAAGGTGGATATGCGACGATCTTTCATGGAAAGGTAGTGGACATGTTATACTTCCCTCTAATTGATGGAACTTTTCCTTCTTGGTTACCTTTTTGGGGTGGACAGGATTTCTTATTCTTCCGACCAGTATTTAATATTGCTGATTCGGCTATATCTGTTGGTGTCGTTCTGATTTTACTTTTTCAAAAGAAGTATTTCAAAGAAGAAAAAGAAGAAAAGACCAGCATACATAGTGAAATCGTTGAAGATTAA
- a CDS encoding M20/M25/M40 family metallo-hydrolase — protein sequence MKLDIKFSLLVLFSILCLTTNAQYSNIALVKKHINYLANDKMKGRGTGSKEVFKAADYIEKYFKKLKLQPLGEKGFRQSFEAKVWKVKVADSIRKADNIIAFLDNDAPLTIVIGAHYDHLGTGQQGSSKDSLGVGKIHNGADDNASGVSGLLELARYYSTNNLKESYNFLFIAFGAEELGLVGSKYFTTHPTFALNKITAMLNMDMIGRLNPAQGVAVIGYGTSKKWPEIFNGIVPSIKFYTGHDGNGGSDQTSFYKKEIPVLFFHTGGHPDYHMPTDDPEKINYPGLTGIIDFEIMVINNMLKQTEKLDFQFTN from the coding sequence ATGAAATTAGATATTAAATTTTCCTTACTTGTACTATTCAGCATCCTTTGTTTAACAACAAATGCACAGTATAGCAATATAGCTCTAGTAAAAAAACACATCAATTACCTGGCTAACGATAAGATGAAAGGTCGTGGTACAGGCAGCAAAGAAGTATTCAAAGCTGCCGATTATATTGAAAAATACTTCAAAAAGCTAAAACTTCAACCATTAGGTGAAAAAGGATTCCGTCAATCTTTTGAAGCAAAAGTGTGGAAGGTTAAAGTTGCGGACAGCATCCGGAAAGCAGATAATATTATCGCTTTCTTAGATAATGATGCCCCATTGACCATTGTTATAGGAGCCCATTACGATCACTTGGGAACTGGACAACAGGGAAGTTCCAAAGATTCATTAGGGGTTGGAAAAATTCACAATGGCGCTGATGACAATGCTTCTGGTGTCTCTGGTTTATTGGAGTTGGCTCGTTACTACAGTACCAATAATCTCAAGGAGAGTTATAACTTTCTCTTCATTGCTTTTGGTGCCGAAGAATTGGGATTGGTAGGGTCTAAATATTTTACAACACATCCTACATTTGCATTAAATAAAATCACGGCCATGTTGAACATGGATATGATCGGAAGATTGAATCCTGCTCAGGGTGTAGCTGTGATCGGTTATGGTACGAGTAAAAAATGGCCAGAGATCTTTAACGGGATTGTTCCTTCGATTAAGTTTTATACTGGTCATGATGGCAATGGCGGTTCTGATCAAACGTCTTTCTATAAAAAAGAAATTCCCGTGTTATTTTTTCACACTGGGGGACATCCAGATTACCATATGCCAACTGATGATCCTGAAAAGATCAATTACCCTGGCCTTACCGGAATTATTGACTTTGAAATCATGGTTATCAACAATATGTTAAAACAAACTGAAAAACTAGATTTTCAATTCACAAATTAA
- a CDS encoding SDR family oxidoreductase, translating to MSVIHKVLITGSNGFLGQKLVDLLSMHADYKVFAISMHENDNPTIGNYDFQQMDLLDTEKLNDYLDQVKPDYIIHTAAITSVEACEADKEKCQRMNVDLVEQLASYCKREQAFLIQLSTDFIFDGQNGLYKEDDLAHPLSEYGKSKWRSEQVIQKSECAYAILRTILVYGINANPNRSNLVLWAKEKLTKQESIKVVNDQWRMPTFVDDLANACLLALEKRVTSVFHISGEEMLTIAEAVYQVADFWKLDKTLISEITAAEIGQSENRPRKTGFDLSKAKSILGYQPTSFKESLKIIETQYGIFRK from the coding sequence ATGAGCGTTATCCACAAAGTGTTAATAACAGGTTCTAATGGTTTTTTAGGACAAAAGCTAGTTGATCTTCTCAGTATGCATGCTGACTACAAAGTATTTGCCATTTCCATGCATGAAAACGATAATCCAACTATCGGAAATTATGATTTTCAACAAATGGATTTATTGGATACGGAAAAATTGAATGATTATCTAGATCAAGTAAAGCCAGATTACATTATTCATACTGCTGCAATCACAAGTGTTGAAGCCTGTGAGGCTGACAAAGAAAAATGTCAACGGATGAATGTGGATCTTGTGGAACAATTGGCCTCTTACTGCAAGCGTGAGCAGGCTTTTTTAATACAATTATCCACAGATTTTATTTTCGATGGCCAAAATGGTCTTTACAAAGAAGATGATTTAGCTCATCCATTGAGTGAATATGGTAAAAGTAAATGGCGTTCTGAACAAGTTATCCAGAAGTCCGAATGTGCCTATGCTATTTTAAGAACAATCTTAGTTTATGGTATTAATGCAAACCCAAATCGTTCTAATCTAGTACTTTGGGCAAAAGAGAAACTCACAAAACAAGAGTCAATAAAGGTTGTTAACGATCAATGGCGGATGCCTACTTTTGTTGATGATCTCGCAAATGCCTGTCTTTTAGCCCTTGAAAAAAGAGTGACTAGCGTTTTCCATATCAGTGGAGAAGAAATGTTAACCATTGCAGAAGCGGTATACCAAGTTGCTGATTTCTGGAAGTTGGATAAAACGTTAATTTCAGAAATAACGGCAGCAGAAATTGGTCAATCTGAAAACCGACCTCGCAAAACTGGCTTTGACTTATCGAAAGCGAAATCTATCTTGGGATACCAACCCACATCTTTTAAAGAGAGTTTAAAAATAATTGAAACACAATACGGTATTTTCCGTAAATAA
- a CDS encoding acyl-CoA thioesterase — MKDKFARESTTVMNELVLPNDTNTFGNLMGGRLLYWMDICSAMAAQKHCNSPVVTVSVDNVSFKRSIRLGEVVTIEAKVTRAFNTSLEVRMEVFAQNLPLGTKEKSNEAYYTFVAVDILAKPQPIPKVVPETELEYKLFDEAMRRRELRLILGGKLDPNDATELKSLVSLFDHKG; from the coding sequence ATGAAGGATAAATTTGCAAGAGAATCTACTACGGTGATGAATGAGTTGGTGTTGCCCAATGATACCAATACATTTGGAAACTTAATGGGAGGTAGATTATTATATTGGATGGATATCTGCTCGGCGATGGCAGCACAGAAACATTGCAATAGTCCAGTGGTCACGGTATCCGTTGATAATGTTTCGTTTAAAAGATCCATCCGTCTCGGAGAAGTAGTGACGATTGAAGCGAAAGTTACACGTGCATTTAATACTTCGTTGGAAGTAAGAATGGAAGTGTTTGCTCAAAACCTGCCATTAGGAACGAAAGAAAAATCGAATGAAGCTTATTATACATTTGTTGCGGTAGATATACTCGCTAAGCCGCAACCTATCCCTAAGGTAGTTCCTGAAACAGAACTGGAATATAAACTTTTTGATGAAGCGATGAGACGTCGCGAATTAAGATTGATTTTAGGTGGCAAACTAGACCCAAATGATGCTACGGAGTTAAAAAGTCTCGTAAGTTTATTTGACCACAAAGGATAA